AGGCGTTGTCAATAATTTCATACTCAACCGGTTTGTTATTATTAACCCCAATGCTAATCATAATATTGCCGGTATATTCTTCGTATTGGTCGTTGGTGATTTCGTATTCACCGTATACGGATACATACCTGGGATCCTGCTGGTTGCCTTTAAATTCCCTGAAGAAGCCATTGGGGCCATACACCTGCAGATGATAGGTATTGTTTTCAAAATCGCTCAGCTTCCATTCAGTTGTTATTTCCTGCCCTGGTTCCACCGCATAGTTCGAGTGGTGCATTACCTGCAGCTGGTAGCCCGGTGCATAGATCTGAAAAGGCGCCCCAGCCGATTGCTCTTTAAATATTTTATTATCTGCTCTAAGTCTTACGGTTAATGTACCGTTGTCCTGATAGTCCAGGTAACAATCGGCATACAATTCATAAGGAAGGGCGCAGGCATCTCGAATGCCTTTTTCCTGTTGCGGCATCAGTGGTGAATCCCAGGGCGCCTTGTTGATGGCGGCTATTTCTTCAGCAGTTAATTTTTTATAATTAGCGGGCAGTTGACGGAACTGTGCTTTGTGAATGCCTTCTATAAATTCATCTCTTTCGAGGAAGGTTGGCAACGTGATCTTTTCACCATTATACGGTCTGAACACCGAAGTAAGATCGCCACACACGGTGCGCCGCCATTTGGAAATATTGGGCTCTTCTATCTTTTTGCCGGTTTTATGCGTTAAGAACGCTTCGAGGAACTGAATAGAAGATGTATGATCGAACACTTCTGAATTTACCCAGCCACCGCGGCTCCAGGGCGAGGCTATCACCATCGGCACGCGATAACCCAGGCCAATGGAACTTTCCCGGGCCTGCTCTTTTATGGATTGCTGGTCTTTATCTGCCACGTAATCAACCCCGGTGTCGATACCGGTTGAGGTTGACCCCGTTGACGTTTTATGCGGATGTGGCGCTACAAAAGGCGGCACGTGATCATAATAGCCATCGTTTTCATCGTAGGTGAGTATAAAGATGGTTTTCTTCCACACCTCGGGGTTTTGCGTCAGGATGTCCAGCACTTCACTGATGTACCAGATGCCGAACCAGGCTGAGGAAGGATGGTCGGAGAAGTTCTCGGGCGCCACCAGCCACGATACGGTGGGCAGGGCACCGTTCTTTACATCTTCCCTGAACTGATGCAATACATCGCCTTTTGGCGCTTTCATTTGCCGTTCTGTATCGCCGTCTTTATAGGTAATGTCGGTAAGCTGGTGATAGTCGGGATCTTTTGTATTGGTATCGAAGGCTTTTGTATGCAGGGCTTTTTCCCAGGCGGTAAGGCGCAGGTAATTTTCCCGGGTGTATTTTTTCTGATCGGTCTGTATGTCGAACAGTTGTTTTTTGATTTCGTCCAGTCTTTTCTTTGTTTTCTCAATTTCCGCAGTGGCTGCACCGGCGGGTAGTGACTGTAACAGCGCTTCTGTTTTTTTGATCTCTTCTGCCGTGGCGGCTGCCGCTTTGGGCAGATTGTCGATGTATGCCGGATGAAATTTTACATTGTATTGGGTGAAGTATTCCAGTGGGTTGTCGCCAAAGTTGGCCAGCCAGCTGTCTTCTTCGCCGGTAAACCCAACGCCTACGCTCAACTCGTTCTGGTACACTTTCCAGGATATGTCATTTCTTTCTAATCTTTCGGGAAAGGTGGTCCAGTTCACCATTGTATTATAATCAGCATCCTCGTTCCATACACAGGCCGGGGCTTTTTCGTCCTGGAAACTCCTGATGGTACCGCTCCAGAAAAACAGGCGGTTGGGGGTGGTGCCGGTAAGGGATGAACAAAAGTGCTGGTCACAAACCGTGAAGGCATCGGCCAGGGAATAATAAAACGGAATGTCTTCCCGGGTATGAAAACCCATGGTCAACGGCATGGCGCGGTAATCTTTATTGCCTGAATGTTTAGACTCAAGCCATTTATCATAGTGTCCGTTGTTGCGGGCATCTACCTGGTTGGCCCAGGAGTGGGGCAGGGAGCTCATCCAGGTGGCTTTGGTATTGTGAATATCCAGGCGGAAAGGGGCGTAGGTTTCTCCTTCCTTGTTTGATTGCAGCCATACCAGATTTTTATTGGGCAACCGGATAGCCCGCGGATCATTAAAGCCCCGTACGCCCTGCAAAGAGCCATAGGCGTGATCGAACGACCGGTTCTCCTGCATCAGGAAAACGATGTGCTCGGCGTCTTTCCAGGTGCTACCTGCCTCGGGATCAATGGCCAGTGCTTTGGCTAATGAGGCTGGTAACAATTGCATAAGGCCGGCGCCACCTGTGAGTAAGGATGCTTTTTTAAGGAATTCTCTGCGGGTATCCATAGTTTTTGTGATTGGTTAGTACCTGATAAAAATAAAGGGAAATGTCATTCCACCTTTTGAAAGTATGCAAAATTAAACAGATGTTAATAAAGGAGTGAGGCTGCTGAAAATAATTGCACAGTATTTGCAAAGCATAAACAAGTCCCCGACCTGCCGTTAATTCGTTAACCTACACCTATGAAGGGGATCTTTACTTTATTATTGTCTGTACTGCTATTTCATCAGCTGGTAAACGGCCAGGCCGGTACCTGTCCCGCCAATATTGATTTTGAAGCAGGCTCACTGCAAAACTGGACTTGTTACATTGGCACCACCAGTGTTCAAAATAATCAAAATGTAATTACGGTCTCTCCTTCATCGCCAATTACTGGCAGGCATACCCTATATGCGAAAGGCGCTGCAACTGTGGTTGACCCATATGGGTTATTTCCCGTGAACCCGCCCGATGGCAGTAGTTATGCGGTACGGTTGGGAAATAATATTAATGGATCAGAAGCGGAGCGCATCACCTACGAATTTACGGTTCCCACCAATGCCAATGACGCTACGTTTACTTACCGGTATGCAGTCGTGTTCCAGGACCCCGGACATAACCCGGATGAACAGCCCCGGTTTATTGCCCGCATTCTCGACGTGGCAACCAATAGTTATCTGCCCTGCGCCAGCAACGAATATATTGCCACGGCCTCGCTGCCGGGCTTCCAGGTTTCTACGGTTGACGCCTCGGT
The Niastella koreensis GR20-10 genome window above contains:
- a CDS encoding phosphocholine-specific phospholipase C, which gives rise to MDTRREFLKKASLLTGGAGLMQLLPASLAKALAIDPEAGSTWKDAEHIVFLMQENRSFDHAYGSLQGVRGFNDPRAIRLPNKNLVWLQSNKEGETYAPFRLDIHNTKATWMSSLPHSWANQVDARNNGHYDKWLESKHSGNKDYRAMPLTMGFHTREDIPFYYSLADAFTVCDQHFCSSLTGTTPNRLFFWSGTIRSFQDEKAPACVWNEDADYNTMVNWTTFPERLERNDISWKVYQNELSVGVGFTGEEDSWLANFGDNPLEYFTQYNVKFHPAYIDNLPKAAAATAEEIKKTEALLQSLPAGAATAEIEKTKKRLDEIKKQLFDIQTDQKKYTRENYLRLTAWEKALHTKAFDTNTKDPDYHQLTDITYKDGDTERQMKAPKGDVLHQFREDVKNGALPTVSWLVAPENFSDHPSSAWFGIWYISEVLDILTQNPEVWKKTIFILTYDENDGYYDHVPPFVAPHPHKTSTGSTSTGIDTGVDYVADKDQQSIKEQARESSIGLGYRVPMVIASPWSRGGWVNSEVFDHTSSIQFLEAFLTHKTGKKIEEPNISKWRRTVCGDLTSVFRPYNGEKITLPTFLERDEFIEGIHKAQFRQLPANYKKLTAEEIAAINKAPWDSPLMPQQEKGIRDACALPYELYADCYLDYQDNGTLTVRLRADNKIFKEQSAGAPFQIYAPGYQLQVMHHSNYAVEPGQEITTEWKLSDFENNTYHLQVYGPNGFFREFKGNQQDPRYVSVYGEYEITNDQYEEYTGNIMISIGVNNNKPVEYEIIDNAYKTPARSVFVHALPKKPMGFVIETAKTFGWYDFTVKQKGNAVFERRYAGRVEIGQPTKTDPFMGRVV